A genome region from Neptunomonas japonica JAMM 1380 includes the following:
- a CDS encoding TRAP transporter substrate-binding protein: MIRRNFLKVAGALTLGMSLSTTAMSDTVLRVGSWLPPTHAQNAVVWPTWSKWVEEATEGRVKVQMEYGLGHPKTMFDLVEDGAIDASFSYHGYVPGRFKLTQGIEQPLLGVSAEAASVAHWRVHNKYFAKAQEHDGLEVLTLFTHGPGQIHMADPITSLADLKSKKVRLGGGVQGELGKRLGVTAVGAPAPKVYEMMQQGVIDGVFIPMGEQKSLRLKEVAKNVVALPGGMYLGSFAMFINPDFMAGLSEKDRAAIRAVSGEKLAAMAGAAWDAADAEGLIAARDEGVNVTEVAVDGPMAKEFQGIVEGMDEEWIESVASRKVDAKAALEEMRSIARNYGK, translated from the coding sequence ATGATAAGAAGAAACTTCCTAAAAGTTGCAGGTGCCTTAACACTAGGTATGTCACTTTCTACAACAGCAATGTCGGATACTGTATTGCGTGTAGGAAGCTGGTTGCCGCCCACGCATGCGCAGAATGCCGTTGTATGGCCTACATGGTCTAAATGGGTAGAAGAAGCGACAGAAGGGCGTGTAAAAGTGCAAATGGAATATGGCTTGGGTCACCCTAAGACAATGTTTGATTTGGTTGAAGATGGCGCTATTGACGCTAGTTTCAGTTATCACGGTTATGTTCCTGGTCGCTTTAAGTTGACTCAAGGTATTGAGCAACCATTATTGGGTGTCAGTGCTGAAGCAGCCTCTGTTGCTCATTGGCGTGTACATAACAAATATTTTGCTAAAGCCCAAGAGCATGATGGACTTGAAGTATTAACATTATTCACCCATGGGCCTGGCCAGATTCATATGGCTGATCCAATTACTAGCTTGGCAGACTTGAAGTCGAAAAAAGTTCGTTTAGGCGGTGGTGTACAGGGTGAACTAGGTAAGCGTTTAGGCGTGACTGCTGTAGGTGCACCAGCACCTAAAGTTTATGAAATGATGCAGCAGGGCGTAATCGATGGTGTGTTTATCCCAATGGGTGAACAGAAGTCTTTACGTTTGAAAGAAGTAGCTAAAAATGTCGTTGCTCTGCCAGGTGGTATGTACTTGGGTAGTTTTGCTATGTTCATCAACCCTGACTTTATGGCAGGTTTGAGTGAAAAAGACCGTGCAGCTATTCGTGCTGTTTCTGGCGAAAAACTAGCGGCAATGGCGGGTGCTGCATGGGATGCAGCTGATGCTGAAGGTTTAATTGCTGCACGTGATGAAGGTGTAAATGTGACTGAAGTTGCAGTCGATGGTCCCATGGCTAAGGAATTCCAAGGTATCGTAGAAGGTATGGATGAAGAATGGATCGAAAGTGTGGCTTCTCGCAAAGTCGATGCAAAAGCAGCGCTTGAAGAGATGCGCTCTATCGCCAGAAACTACGGTAAATAA
- the paaX gene encoding phenylacetic acid degradation operon negative regulatory protein PaaX has translation MNKLKCIDELVEEFKNQRPIRGGSLIITIYGDAIAPRGGSVWLGSLIRLLEPLGLNQRLVRTSIFRLTKEGWLTSNQVGRRSYYSLTDTGRRRFESAFKRIYAELYPEWEGKWDMLITTQLDNELRKVLKKEFEWQGFGNIAPGVMAHPMADLVEINNTLQELCVTNEIIHMKSELFGSHTSASLKQLVHECWNLDQLSKDYQAFLDRFRPILRALDNQTDLDPEQCFLLRTLLIQHYRRLLLRDPRLPEKLLPADWVGTSARVLCRNIYRKIFMPAEEFLSATQETADGPLPEPAPHFFKRFGGL, from the coding sequence ATGAACAAACTCAAATGCATAGATGAACTCGTTGAAGAGTTTAAAAACCAACGCCCTATTCGTGGAGGCTCTCTGATCATCACTATTTATGGTGATGCAATAGCACCTCGTGGTGGATCAGTATGGCTAGGTAGCCTAATTCGCTTACTTGAACCTTTAGGTCTTAATCAACGTCTTGTTCGCACCTCTATCTTCCGTTTAACAAAAGAAGGATGGCTAACCTCTAATCAAGTCGGCAGACGTAGCTATTACAGCCTGACTGATACAGGACGCCGCCGCTTTGAAAGTGCTTTTAAGAGAATCTATGCTGAGCTCTACCCTGAATGGGAGGGAAAATGGGATATGCTCATTACCACCCAGCTGGATAATGAGTTAAGGAAAGTACTAAAGAAAGAGTTTGAGTGGCAAGGTTTTGGCAACATTGCTCCAGGGGTAATGGCACACCCAATGGCTGATTTAGTCGAAATCAATAACACGTTACAAGAGTTATGTGTTACCAACGAAATCATCCATATGAAATCAGAGTTATTTGGTAGCCATACATCAGCTTCTCTCAAGCAGCTAGTCCATGAGTGCTGGAATTTAGACCAGCTTTCAAAAGACTACCAAGCATTTCTTGATCGGTTCCGCCCTATCCTACGAGCTTTAGATAACCAAACTGATTTAGACCCAGAGCAATGCTTCTTATTAAGAACATTACTCATTCAGCATTACCGTCGATTATTACTTAGGGATCCTCGCCTGCCTGAAAAGCTATTACCGGCAGACTGGGTTGGAACATCTGCACGTGTATTATGCAGGAATATTTATAGAAAAATTTTCATGCCCGCGGAAGAGTTTTTATCTGCCACACAAGAAACAGCGGATGGCCCTTTACCAGAACCTGCCCCTCATTTTTTCAAACGCTTCGGTGGTCTTTAA
- a CDS encoding TRAP transporter small permease → MGFSAWLTAHYEEKGPVQWLAFALELVAAITLFLLMILTCADVFGRYFFGNSVDGTTELTEIGIAILVFAEMPIVTWRGGHIVVDILDKMWSNTVLKALGLLSALLMSGSLYYLGVRIFQFADRSFRREEITELLEIPVGIIVQYIAFMSWATAALMMTYGVYHMLTQDRD, encoded by the coding sequence ATGGGATTTAGTGCCTGGTTAACAGCGCACTATGAAGAGAAAGGGCCAGTCCAATGGCTGGCCTTTGCTCTTGAATTGGTGGCTGCCATTACGCTGTTTTTACTGATGATACTAACCTGTGCTGATGTTTTTGGTCGTTATTTTTTCGGTAATTCGGTTGATGGCACAACAGAGTTAACAGAGATAGGGATTGCTATCCTTGTATTTGCTGAAATGCCGATTGTTACATGGCGTGGTGGGCATATTGTCGTCGATATTCTTGACAAGATGTGGAGCAATACTGTGCTTAAAGCACTGGGGCTACTCTCTGCTTTGTTAATGTCGGGTTCACTGTACTATTTAGGTGTAAGAATCTTTCAATTTGCAGATCGCTCTTTCAGAAGAGAAGAGATCACCGAGTTGCTAGAGATTCCCGTTGGCATAATTGTGCAATATATCGCCTTTATGAGTTGGGCAACAGCGGCGTTGATGATGACTTATGGTGTTTACCATATGCTCACACAGGATCGTGACTAA
- a CDS encoding TRAP transporter large permease — protein METALIGFAILLLLIVVVRIPIAFSMGIVGFFGFAAVQGLNFDNFTDFNWTPSISMAAKRIVDTAQEYSLSVIPLFILMGNFVTKSGLSQELYRASYAFLGHRKGGLSMATVVACGGFSAICGSSLATSATMAKVAMPPMRKYGYADSLATASIAAGGTLGILIPPSVILVIYGLLTETSIRELFAAGFIPGIMGILLYLVAVRYVVWRNPEDGPCGEKFTWAERLEALNGVWGVLILFSIVMGGIYLGIFTPTEAAGIGAGGAFAIALFRKSLNFGSLFDILTDTARTSAMLFTVLIGALIFSNFINRAGLPADLLTLVSGLDVSPMMIIFAILLIYVVLGMVFESLSMLLLTIPIFFPLVQELGFDLVWFGIVVVVVTEISLITPPVGMNVFVLSAVLRDVKASTIFKGVTPFWCVDIIRLILITLIAPISLFLPELLYR, from the coding sequence ATGGAAACTGCGTTAATCGGTTTCGCGATTTTGCTGCTGCTGATTGTTGTCGTACGTATCCCCATTGCATTCTCTATGGGTATTGTAGGGTTCTTTGGCTTTGCGGCTGTGCAAGGTTTGAATTTCGATAATTTTACAGACTTTAATTGGACGCCTTCTATTAGTATGGCGGCTAAAAGAATTGTTGATACAGCACAGGAATACAGCCTTTCTGTTATTCCTTTATTTATTCTAATGGGTAACTTTGTTACTAAATCTGGACTATCCCAAGAGTTGTACCGTGCATCTTATGCTTTCTTAGGTCACCGTAAAGGTGGTCTGTCGATGGCGACTGTGGTGGCATGCGGTGGTTTTTCAGCTATCTGTGGCTCTAGTTTGGCAACATCTGCAACAATGGCTAAGGTGGCGATGCCTCCTATGCGCAAATATGGCTATGCTGACTCATTGGCTACTGCTTCTATAGCAGCAGGTGGAACGCTGGGCATTCTTATTCCGCCAAGCGTTATTCTTGTTATCTACGGTCTTTTAACCGAGACCAGTATTCGTGAGTTGTTTGCTGCAGGCTTTATACCAGGAATAATGGGGATTTTGCTATACTTGGTTGCTGTGCGCTACGTAGTTTGGCGAAACCCTGAAGATGGCCCTTGTGGTGAAAAGTTCACATGGGCAGAGCGGCTAGAGGCTCTTAACGGTGTGTGGGGAGTATTAATACTCTTTAGTATCGTTATGGGTGGTATTTATCTGGGTATATTTACACCGACTGAAGCGGCTGGGATTGGTGCAGGTGGTGCATTTGCTATCGCGCTTTTCAGAAAATCACTCAACTTTGGTAGTTTGTTCGATATTTTAACGGATACAGCTCGCACATCAGCAATGCTGTTTACCGTACTTATTGGCGCACTGATATTTTCAAACTTTATCAACCGTGCTGGTTTGCCTGCTGATTTGCTAACGCTTGTCTCAGGGCTAGATGTTTCTCCGATGATGATCATCTTTGCCATTTTGCTGATTTATGTTGTTCTGGGAATGGTATTTGAAAGTCTATCAATGCTACTACTGACTATCCCGATCTTTTTCCCTCTTGTTCAAGAGTTGGGTTTTGATCTTGTATGGTTTGGTATTGTGGTGGTGGTGGTAACTGAAATCAGTTTAATTACACCACCTGTCGGTATGAACGTTTTCGTGTTGAGTGCGGTACTGCGTGATGTTAAAGCCAGTACTATCTTTAAAGGTGTAACACCATTTTGGTGTGTTGATATCATTCGTTTGATTTTGATAACACTGATCGCACCTATATCGCTGTTCTTGCCCGAATTACTTTATAGATAA